The following are from one region of the Polaribacter marinaquae genome:
- a CDS encoding LptE family protein: protein MKKLIYTVLFTISSFLLIGCGIYGFTGGDVGNAKTIQVDFFPNQAQLIEPTLSQQFTNELQDLFTRQTNLTLTPNNGDLHFSGEITSYRIAPMSATSAQTSAQNRLTITVNVRYINNTDEKKDFEKSFSFYSDYPATSQLTGSVQEAAFEEIIDRITQDIFNASVGKW, encoded by the coding sequence TACTTTTTACAATTAGTTCTTTTTTATTAATTGGTTGCGGAATTTACGGTTTTACAGGTGGTGATGTTGGTAATGCAAAAACAATTCAAGTAGATTTTTTTCCTAATCAAGCCCAATTAATAGAGCCAACTTTAAGTCAGCAATTCACAAACGAATTACAAGATTTATTCACAAGGCAAACAAATTTAACATTAACGCCAAATAACGGAGACTTGCATTTCAGCGGAGAAATTACAAGTTACAGAATTGCGCCTATGAGTGCAACATCTGCGCAAACTTCTGCCCAAAACAGGTTAACAATTACCGTAAACGTTAGATATATTAATAATACGGATGAGAAAAAAGATTTCGAAAAATCGTTTTCATTCTATTCTGATTATCCAGCAACATCTCAATTAACCGGCAGCGTGCAAGAAGCAGCTTTTGAAGAAATTATAGACAGAATTACGCAAGATATTTTCAATGCTTCTGTTGGTAAATGGTAA
- the secG gene encoding preprotein translocase subunit SecG → MSYTAFLILILIVAVALILIVMVQNPKGGGLSSSFGGGGAQSLGGVQNTNNFLDRTTWTLAIAMFALILLANFAIPRDGDNNFQLDNTLDGVETTTPAEPTTSTNDSLK, encoded by the coding sequence ATGAGTTATACAGCTTTTTTAATCCTTATTTTGATTGTAGCAGTAGCTTTAATCCTAATTGTTATGGTACAAAACCCTAAAGGTGGAGGATTATCTTCTTCTTTTGGTGGCGGTGGTGCACAATCTTTAGGTGGTGTACAAAACACAAACAACTTTTTAGACAGAACAACTTGGACGTTGGCAATTGCTATGTTTGCTTTAATTTTATTAGCAAATTTTGCAATTCCTAGAGATGGCGATAATAATTTTCAATTAGACAATACTTTAGACGGTGTAGAAACTACAACGCCAGCAGAACCAACTACAAGCACAAACGATAGTTTAAAATAA
- a CDS encoding co-chaperone GroES yields MGLNIKPLADRVLVEPAPAETKTASGLIIPDNAKEKPQQGTVVAIGNGKIDEPLTVKVGDTVLYSKYGGTDLKLEGKDYLMMRESDILAII; encoded by the coding sequence ATGGGATTAAACATTAAACCTTTAGCAGACAGAGTTCTTGTAGAACCTGCACCTGCAGAAACAAAAACAGCTTCCGGATTAATCATTCCAGACAATGCAAAAGAAAAGCCACAACAAGGTACAGTTGTAGCCATAGGTAATGGTAAAATAGACGAGCCATTAACTGTAAAAGTTGGTGATACTGTTTTATACAGTAAATATGGCGGAACAGACCTTAAACTAGAAGGTAAAGATTATTTAATGATGCGCGAATCTGATATTTTAGCGATCATATAA
- the groL gene encoding chaperonin GroEL (60 kDa chaperone family; promotes refolding of misfolded polypeptides especially under stressful conditions; forms two stacked rings of heptamers to form a barrel-shaped 14mer; ends can be capped by GroES; misfolded proteins enter the barrel where they are refolded when GroES binds), whose amino-acid sequence MAKDIKFDIEARDGLKRGVDALANAVKVTLGPKGRNVIISKSFGAPTVTKDGVSVAKEVELENELENMGAQMVKEVASKTNDLAGDGTTTATVLAQAIVKEGLKNVAAGANPMDLKRGIDKAVEAIVTDLEKQTQKVGNSSEKIQQVASISANNDAVIGDLIATAFGKVGKEGVITVEEAKGTDTYVDVVEGMQFDRGYLSPYFVTDADKMIADLENPYVLLFDKKISNLQEILPILEPVSQSGRPLLIIAEDVDGQALATLVVNKLRGGLKIAAVKAPGFGDRRKAMLEDIAILTGGTVISEERGFSLENATLDLLGTAESITIDKDNTTIVNGSGDADTIKTRVSQIKAQIETTTSDYDKEKLQERLAKLAGGVAVLYVGAASEVEMKEKKDRVDDALHATRAAVEEGIVAGGGVALVRAKKVLEKLATENLDETTGVQIVNKAIEAPLRTIVENAGGEGSVVINKVLEGKKDFGYDAKSDQYVNMLDAGIIDPKKVTRVALENAASVAGMILTTECALIDIKEDAPAGGGMPPMGGGMPGMM is encoded by the coding sequence ATGGCAAAAGATATAAAATTTGATATTGAAGCAAGAGATGGTTTAAAACGCGGTGTAGATGCATTGGCAAATGCCGTAAAAGTAACTTTAGGACCTAAAGGAAGAAATGTAATTATTTCTAAATCTTTTGGTGCACCAACTGTAACTAAAGACGGTGTTTCTGTTGCAAAAGAAGTTGAATTAGAAAATGAGCTTGAAAACATGGGAGCTCAAATGGTAAAAGAAGTTGCATCTAAAACAAACGATTTAGCTGGTGATGGTACAACAACGGCTACTGTTTTAGCACAAGCAATTGTAAAAGAAGGCTTAAAAAATGTTGCTGCAGGCGCAAATCCTATGGATTTAAAACGCGGAATTGACAAAGCTGTAGAAGCAATTGTTACAGATTTAGAAAAGCAAACTCAAAAAGTTGGTAATTCATCAGAAAAAATACAACAAGTAGCTTCTATTTCTGCAAATAACGATGCAGTTATAGGAGATTTAATTGCTACTGCTTTTGGTAAAGTTGGTAAAGAAGGTGTAATTACTGTAGAAGAAGCTAAAGGAACAGATACTTATGTAGATGTTGTAGAAGGTATGCAGTTTGATAGAGGTTATTTATCGCCATACTTTGTTACAGATGCCGATAAAATGATTGCAGATTTAGAAAATCCTTATGTATTATTATTCGATAAGAAGATTTCTAACTTACAAGAAATTTTACCAATCTTAGAACCAGTTTCTCAATCTGGTAGACCTTTATTAATTATTGCTGAAGATGTAGATGGACAAGCATTGGCAACTTTAGTAGTAAACAAATTAAGAGGTGGATTAAAAATTGCAGCTGTTAAAGCACCTGGTTTTGGAGACAGAAGAAAAGCAATGTTAGAAGACATCGCTATTTTAACTGGCGGAACTGTAATCTCTGAAGAAAGAGGATTCTCTTTAGAAAACGCAACTTTAGATTTATTAGGTACAGCAGAAAGCATTACTATTGATAAAGATAATACTACAATTGTAAATGGTTCTGGTGATGCAGATACTATTAAAACAAGAGTTAGTCAAATAAAAGCTCAGATAGAAACTACAACATCAGACTACGACAAAGAAAAATTACAAGAACGTTTAGCTAAATTAGCTGGTGGTGTTGCTGTATTATATGTTGGTGCTGCCTCTGAAGTAGAAATGAAAGAGAAGAAAGACAGAGTTGATGATGCTTTACATGCAACAAGAGCTGCTGTAGAAGAAGGTATTGTTGCTGGTGGTGGTGTTGCCTTAGTTCGTGCTAAAAAAGTATTAGAAAAATTAGCTACAGAAAACTTAGATGAAACAACAGGTGTACAAATTGTTAACAAAGCAATTGAGGCTCCTTTAAGAACTATTGTAGAAAACGCTGGTGGCGAAGGTTCTGTTGTAATAAACAAAGTTTTAGAAGGTAAAAAAGACTTTGGTTATGATGCAAAATCAGATCAATATGTAAATATGTTAGATGCTGGTATTATCGATCCTAAAAAAGTAACTCGTGTAGCT